In Chitinophaga sp. HK235, a single window of DNA contains:
- the recR gene encoding recombination mediator RecR, translating to MVFSSALIENAVNEFAKLPGIGKKTALRLVLHLLKQETVQVQQFGEAIARMRQQIRFCKVCHNVSDEEICGICNSHSRQRHVVCLVESIRDVMAIENTQQFNGLYHVLGGIISPIDGIGPEQLNIQSLVERVQHQGVEEVIMALSPTIEGDTTIYFLSKKLKDFPVKITTIARGIAFGGELEYADEMTLARSISNRLPLDSYVKQ from the coding sequence ATGGTATTTTCCTCCGCGCTGATTGAAAATGCAGTTAATGAATTCGCCAAGCTGCCGGGCATCGGTAAAAAAACAGCCCTGCGCCTGGTACTGCACCTGTTGAAACAGGAGACAGTACAGGTACAGCAGTTTGGGGAGGCGATCGCCCGTATGCGGCAACAGATCCGGTTTTGCAAGGTATGTCATAATGTTTCCGATGAGGAAATATGTGGCATCTGCAACAGCCATTCCCGGCAGCGGCACGTAGTATGCCTGGTGGAAAGTATCCGTGATGTAATGGCGATTGAAAATACCCAGCAGTTTAATGGCCTGTATCATGTACTGGGCGGTATTATCTCCCCTATTGACGGCATTGGTCCGGAACAGCTGAATATCCAGTCACTGGTGGAAAGAGTACAGCACCAGGGGGTGGAAGAGGTGATCATGGCGCTCAGCCCTACTATTGAAGGAGACACTACCATTTATTTCCTCTCTAAAAAACTGAAGGATTTTCCGGTGAAGATTACCACGATAGCCCGTGGTATTGCTTTTGGCGGAGAGCTGGAATATGCCGATGAGATGACGCTGGCCAGATCTATCTCTAACAGGCTGCCTTTAGACAGTTATGTCAAACAATAG
- a CDS encoding Ig-like domain-containing protein yields the protein MYRYIRSWAFWLISLMIAISLTRCANIVPPGGGPRDSIPPRLMAVNPPDSSLHFKNKKVYFVFDEFVELDNVNDKLIVSPTLKRTPIVTAKLRTVTLELRDTLQANTTYTFNFADAIRDINERNMIAEFQYVVSTGNYLDSLQIKGHLIEAETGRPDSNVAVMLYRNLEDSIVSKEKPVYYAKTKSDGSFWFKNLAPGTYKIFALKEEDRDLQYNQPSEMIAFIEKPIVIQTQNLSDVNLLLFMERDSTIKQAPEPLDSLDLELEQEKEKEKEKEKKKKTPKLQAAPALDGGLQELPAPLQLTFNLPLRSLDSSRMILGEDSAYTPVTFHSSMDSTHTKLSVHYPWKEGLPYRLIIPKDAATDTTGQQFVKADTISFKSKKASDYAIFGVTLKISDSTRNAINDDSMHYVIQLVQDKTIKYSGTVVNGTWLQKFITPGEYEVRVLLDANNNGKWDRGQYYKEPKRQPERVILVPGKQNLKAYWTLKPTIEI from the coding sequence ATGTATCGATATATCAGGAGCTGGGCATTCTGGCTGATTTCTTTAATGATCGCTATTTCACTGACCCGTTGTGCCAACATAGTGCCTCCTGGTGGGGGACCACGTGACAGTATTCCTCCCAGGCTGATGGCTGTAAATCCTCCCGACTCCTCCCTGCACTTCAAAAACAAAAAGGTATATTTTGTATTTGATGAGTTTGTGGAGCTGGATAATGTGAATGATAAACTCATCGTATCTCCTACCCTGAAACGCACGCCTATCGTAACAGCCAAGTTGCGTACGGTGACCCTGGAGCTCAGGGATACGTTGCAGGCCAACACTACCTACACCTTCAATTTTGCCGATGCGATCCGCGATATCAACGAGCGGAATATGATTGCTGAGTTCCAGTACGTAGTGTCTACCGGCAATTACCTGGACAGCCTTCAGATAAAAGGACATCTTATCGAGGCCGAAACCGGCCGGCCAGACAGTAACGTGGCCGTGATGTTGTACCGCAACCTGGAAGACTCCATCGTATCAAAGGAAAAGCCGGTGTATTATGCCAAAACAAAGAGCGATGGCTCCTTCTGGTTCAAAAACCTGGCTCCCGGTACCTATAAGATCTTCGCCCTGAAAGAAGAAGACCGTGATCTTCAATATAATCAGCCTTCAGAGATGATCGCTTTTATAGAAAAGCCGATCGTGATCCAGACACAGAACCTCTCTGATGTAAACCTGCTGCTGTTCATGGAGCGCGATAGCACCATCAAACAAGCACCCGAGCCGTTAGACTCACTGGACCTGGAGCTGGAACAAGAGAAGGAGAAAGAGAAAGAAAAGGAAAAAAAGAAGAAAACGCCCAAACTGCAGGCTGCCCCTGCGCTGGATGGAGGTCTGCAGGAACTGCCGGCACCTCTGCAGCTGACATTTAACCTGCCCCTGCGGTCGCTGGACAGCTCCAGAATGATACTGGGAGAAGATAGTGCCTATACACCGGTGACCTTCCACAGCAGTATGGACTCTACCCATACCAAACTTTCTGTGCATTATCCCTGGAAAGAAGGCTTACCATATCGCCTGATTATCCCGAAGGATGCAGCCACCGATACTACAGGGCAACAGTTTGTCAAAGCAGATACTATCAGCTTCAAGTCGAAAAAAGCCAGTGACTACGCTATTTTCGGGGTTACCCTCAAAATCAGCGACAGCACCAGGAATGCTATCAATGACGACTCCATGCATTATGTAATACAGCTGGTGCAGGATAAAACCATCAAGTATTCCGGGACTGTGGTGAATGGCACCTGGCTTCAGAAGTTTATCACGCCTGGCGAATATGAGGTACGGGTACTGCTGGATGCCAACAACAATGGCAAATGGGACCGGGGACAATATTACAAGGAGCCTAAGCGGCAACCTGAACGGGTGATCCTGGTACCAGGCAAGCAGAACCTGAAGGCATACTGGACGCTAAAACCAACGATAGAAATATAA
- a CDS encoding homocysteine S-methyltransferase family protein — protein MKSLQDCANERVLIIDGAMGTMIQRYKLQEEDYRGTRFANYHSDLKGNNDLLNLTQPQIIEAIHKEYLEAGADIIETNTFSSTSIAMADYDMQALAYELNVAAASIAKKAATEYTAKNPDKPRFVAGAIGPLNKTLSLSPDVNNPGFRSVTFDEVAEAYEEQIRGLSDGGVDVLLIETIFDTLNCKAAIYAIKKYFRESGKPELPIMISGTITDASGRTLSGQTLEAFYISVMHANPFSIGLNCALGGQQMRPYVEELSNIASCYVSCYPNAGLPNAFGEYDEEPEDTACIIEDFASSGFVNIVGGCCGTTPDHIRHIAEHVKHIQPRRKPELMDSLA, from the coding sequence ATGAAATCTTTACAAGACTGCGCTAATGAGCGTGTGCTCATCATTGACGGTGCCATGGGCACCATGATCCAGCGGTACAAACTCCAGGAAGAAGACTACAGAGGCACCCGTTTTGCCAATTACCACAGTGATCTCAAAGGCAACAACGACCTGCTTAATCTCACCCAGCCACAGATCATAGAAGCCATTCACAAGGAATACCTCGAAGCAGGAGCTGATATTATTGAAACCAATACTTTCAGCAGTACTTCCATTGCCATGGCTGATTATGACATGCAGGCGCTGGCCTATGAGCTGAACGTGGCTGCCGCCAGCATCGCTAAAAAAGCTGCGACTGAATATACTGCCAAAAATCCTGACAAACCCCGGTTTGTAGCTGGTGCCATTGGCCCGTTAAACAAAACCCTGTCGCTCTCTCCGGATGTGAACAATCCAGGCTTCCGTTCCGTTACCTTTGACGAAGTGGCCGAAGCCTACGAAGAACAGATCAGGGGCCTGAGTGATGGTGGTGTAGACGTTCTGCTTATCGAAACCATCTTCGATACGCTCAACTGTAAAGCAGCCATCTATGCTATTAAAAAGTATTTCCGGGAATCCGGCAAGCCGGAACTGCCGATCATGATCTCCGGTACCATTACGGATGCCTCCGGCAGAACCCTGAGCGGTCAGACACTGGAAGCTTTCTATATCTCCGTGATGCATGCCAACCCCTTCTCTATAGGCCTCAACTGCGCCCTCGGCGGACAACAGATGCGCCCGTATGTAGAGGAACTGTCCAACATAGCCAGCTGTTATGTTAGCTGTTACCCCAACGCCGGCCTGCCTAACGCCTTCGGTGAATATGATGAAGAGCCGGAAGATACCGCCTGCATTATTGAAGACTTCGCCTCCTCCGGCTTTGTGAATATTGTAGGAGGTTGCTGTGGTACTACACCAGACCACATCCGCCATATTGCCGAACACGTAAAACACATCCAGCCCCGTCGCAAGCCGGAACTGATGGACTCCCTGGCATAA
- a CDS encoding SRPBCC family protein, producing MPSVYLLQQTQFIPAPLEAVWDFFSNPNNLERITPAYMRFRVTSPPYEGRVYAGQIISYTVCPVARIPLEWVTEITHVQQHDYFVDEQRVGPYRLWHHEHHFVEVPGGVQMQDTVHYRLPLGWLGRLAHALFVRRQLENIFAYRLRVVEDRFGK from the coding sequence ATGCCTAGTGTTTATCTGCTGCAACAGACCCAGTTTATACCGGCTCCGCTGGAAGCGGTGTGGGACTTCTTTTCCAACCCCAACAACCTGGAAAGGATCACCCCTGCCTATATGCGGTTCCGGGTTACATCACCCCCTTATGAAGGACGGGTTTATGCCGGTCAGATCATCTCCTATACCGTATGCCCGGTAGCCCGTATTCCGCTGGAATGGGTAACGGAAATTACCCATGTGCAGCAGCATGATTATTTTGTAGATGAACAGCGGGTAGGTCCTTACCGCCTCTGGCACCATGAACATCATTTTGTCGAAGTGCCGGGAGGGGTGCAGATGCAGGATACAGTACACTACCGCCTCCCATTGGGATGGCTGGGGCGCCTGGCCCATGCACTGTTTGTCAGACGCCAGCTGGAGAATATTTTTGCCTACAGGCTCCGGGTAGTGGAAGACCGCTTTGGAAAATAA